A single genomic interval of Fusobacterium varium harbors:
- a CDS encoding NAD-dependent protein deacylase: MEKIEKLAEIINSSNYIVAFTGAGASTDSGLKDFRSKDGLYSRTFMGYEPEEILSHDFFFAHGDIFDRYLDEKLNINGIQPNAGHKALAKLEEMGKVKSVITQNIDDLHQMAGSKNVFELHGTLKKWYCLKCGKKDVKRFKCSCGGTVRPQVTLYGEMLNEDVTREAINEIANADTLIIIGTSLTVYPAAYYITYFKGKNLVIINNDATQYDSKASLVINDNFASTMKKVLPLIK, encoded by the coding sequence ATGGAGAAAATAGAAAAATTAGCTGAAATAATCAACTCAAGTAATTATATAGTTGCCTTTACTGGTGCAGGTGCTTCTACTGATTCTGGACTAAAAGATTTTAGAAGTAAAGATGGACTATATAGCAGAACTTTTATGGGATATGAACCTGAAGAGATATTAAGCCATGACTTTTTCTTTGCTCATGGAGATATTTTTGATAGATATCTTGATGAAAAACTTAATATAAATGGAATTCAACCTAATGCTGGACATAAGGCTCTTGCTAAATTAGAAGAGATGGGAAAAGTAAAATCAGTAATTACTCAAAATATTGATGATCTTCACCAAATGGCAGGAAGTAAAAATGTTTTTGAACTTCATGGAACTCTAAAAAAATGGTATTGTCTAAAATGTGGAAAAAAAGATGTAAAAAGATTTAAGTGTAGTTGTGGTGGCACTGTTCGTCCTCAAGTTACCCTCTATGGTGAGATGTTAAATGAGGATGTAACAAGAGAAGCTATAAATGAGATAGCAAATGCAGATACTCTTATTATTATAGGTACAAGCTTAACTGTATATCCTGCTGCTTACTACATAACATATTTTAAAGGTAAAAACCTTGTTATTATTAACAATGATGCAACTCAATATGATAGCAAAGCTTCTTTAGTTATCAATGATAATTTTGCTTCTACTATGAAAAAAGTTTTACCATTAATAAAATAA